Genomic DNA from Echeneis naucrates chromosome 23, fEcheNa1.1, whole genome shotgun sequence:
ATGTTCAAACGAGTGAGTTGGTAGCAGTAAAAACACTGGTAGGACTCAGTTCAATAAAggcttttattgtttattgatatttttcactctctctgtacatatatatgtgtatatatatatatatatatatatatatatatgtatatatgtatatatatatatatatatatatatatatacatgttaTGTATATAGaagtcatttttttcaaaagtttcCTACTTCCAATGCCCTCGCCTtccaaaagagagaaagcacaCAGTTCAAATCTCTTTGGAAGAAAGGTTTGAATAAGTTAAAATTGTGACTTATTGCAAGTGTGACCGAGTTACTGTACCTAAAGACAGAAACACCCCACTGTGAAATATACAGGACAACactctaaaaatgaaaaagcacttTAGTTGTAAAGATGGATGTTGAATTCCTCTTTTGACCACAAGTCAACATGAAGTTAAACATGGctcctcctcacacagactTGATCATCATTCTGCTGGCCTTGGCTGAGTAAGGTGCAGGACCTTTCCAGGTCCTCCAGTGAACACCAGATCCCCAGCCGATGTTGTCACCAGCAGGATGCCAGTCACCATTGAGGCCAGCAGACCCACAGCTGCTGTACCACCAACCACCACCATACGATGAGACACATTCGGTCTCTAAGATGTCACCAAAGATGCAGGGGGAGCAGTTGTCATTGTCACGGTCAATGGTGCTGAAGCCAGAGCCGTTCTGGTCAATGCCTGGATAGGCACCACGGATGGCGTCACCTGTAAACAAATTGAAAGATTTCGTCTGGAGTTCATCGTTCAGATGCGGGCATTACAATTAAGTTGCAAATATTAATATAGATCCTTGGTCAGACCAGACAGAGAGATTTCAGCACTGACTAGACTAAGGTCAGCAAAGGTATAGTTGTTCTACTTTTAAATAATAAGATGAAAATGAGGTGTTGTCTTATTGCAAAAGTCACACTTGAAGCTGCTGTGTCACATTTCAACATGAACATTAATCTCACTTCCTACAAACTTAAATTCTCTGGctgttcttatttttctgtttgtatcgGTATCAGATAGAGGATGTTGCTCCAGAAAAAAGCTGAGGCTGACAAAGATGGGGTGGAAGTAGATAAAAAACAACATCCACTGTGGCAGAGGGAGCAATGATTTTCAAAGAGAAGGAACTAAATTTATGGGAACTAGCTTAATTTATAAGTGCGTACACGAAAAGTAAACTAAACATTTACTTCTCCCTCACTGTTTTCACAATGACAAGTATTTCCAATTAATTTGGAAATTTGGAAAGAATTTGGAAGTGTGACTTTAATTGACATTTCATCAAATAATAAAGCATATTGACAGTGCAAACTAAACAGAAATCAAACTAAAACTTTATgtagaaaaggaaaatggaaagagtGAGAAAAGCTAAAGAGCAGACGTTACAGAGGTTTCAGTACCTGCATCCCCGCTATATTTTCCAACACTCAGTTTGAAAGCTGCTTTCTCATTTCCCAGTCTAAAGTTCTGGTATTCAGCAAAAGCAGTGCCACCTTCATAGTCCCACAAGTCCACCCTCAAGACCCACTTCTTGGTCTTGTCCTTGGTCAGAGAGAAAGCCTTTGCTAGACCGAGCCAGTGGTCCTCTGTGGGAATCAGCAGAGCACAGGGAAaggatttgtttatttattcattgaaaGTCTCTCAAGTTTGAACCTTCTGCATCCCCTGGGGAAATTTTTGTTCTCTGGGACTTTGGGAATTCTCTGAGTGTGCATATtgaaatactgtgtgtgtattgtaaGATCTCATCTTGCTTTGACTCCTCCCgtcacaaccacacacataaacacactgccACCCAACCATTAACACACAGATGAATGCCTGTTCGTGTGCATGTGCAGGCCTTCTATGAAACAGTTCATAAAACACTTCAGTGTTTTATGTTACTTACTTTTCAGGCCTCCGAACCCATTTTTATATCCTTTCCAGTTCCTATTGAAGGAAACTTGTTGTCCACTGCGTCTCTGAAGCACTGTCCATCCTCCATCTACCCTCATCTCACAGTACACCTGAGCAGGACGTCCAGGAAACACATCAAGAACACCAGCTGACAGGTTTTGAGTAATCTGACACCGACCTCACAATAAATGTTATGTCTGTGCCATGCGCCAACCAAAATCTTAAGATACAGCAGGGTTTAACATTCTGACTGTTAAAGATCAAATTGCTTTGTACACAACAGGTGTTAGCTACCTTGAACGGCTTCCTGACTGTGGGAGGGTGAATCAAATAAACGCCACTAGATGCCTCTGGTGAGCGAATCTTGATCTGTGTGCAGTCTGATCCCATGATTTACATGACAAAAGGATGAGCAGGAGTCAGTATGACTATCCCACCTTGCAGTTTGTATTATTAGGAGTTACATTCTATGCAATATAATATGTAAAATGTATGATAGTAATAAAAGGCCCCATACCTTGAGGAGGAGCTGCCTTCTGCTGTCCCTGGTAACGCCACAGATATAACAGTTTAACGTGTGACTTGATgtaatgaaaatacaaaacataaagGTAGATATTTCAAAGTTTGAGAAAAGACCAATGTGGTTTtgtctgaaatattttaaaagaacaaagagaaggaagttgtttatatttgttgttgtagttgtatTTTTACCTCAGTTTGTCCTGCACAACTGAAGAGAAAAGCCAAGATGAGTCCATAGTATCCAAAAAGACGCCTCATTTTCACTGGATTTTCAAGCTAAGAGTCAAATTTGATTCTCAATCAAacatatttaatacattttcatattattttatggttaaataaaatgtttagtCTTTCACAAGACTAAAGTCAACCATTTCTTCCTCCAAACACTTACCCAGCGTCTGGTGAACCTTGTATTGCAGCTGAAATTCCACCACTGGTGTGTCAGCTTTTCTGCCCCTCCTTCATGTTTCCCATATATGCTGTCATTTCCTGCCATGTCAGGCTAAGTGTGAGGGAGGTGCCAACAACAGAGCCAGTCATCAACACTACCATGAACTTCCCACATTTCCCTCAAGCaacatttgccttttttcagGTATTTCCCACAACCTTCCCAACTGCAGCTTTTTAACACTACTGTTTATTTTGACCAGCAGTTTAAGTTCCCAGCTCTGACTCTGCCCTTCTGGCTtctcaagaaaaacaacaccacaAGGCTCATCAAACAAGAACTACTCAAGGACTGATACCATGGAAAAGCTCCAGGATTTAGGTTGTGTTAAACCGGTACCTGCCCAACTCAACAGCACCTGTTGGATAAGCTTTCAGATCCtttcattttagaaatacaGCAAGCTTTAacttttgttctctctctctttttttttttttttttttttaccaaatctGCATTATTGTACATCGCCGTGTCCATATCATTGATATTGTATGATTTTTGCCTTTTCCACCAGTTGCATTGAATTTGGAAGGTGTGTCAGCCTGTGATACATTAATGATCAATTTGAAAGTTACATATGAAGGTTTCATTTCAGAgagaacattttaatgaaagacAGTTGCCCATGCttataatatattttcattgtgtcttcaatttttaatttttacaataTCAATTTCAATCAGTAAGCTAAAGAGCCTGACGGcaaagccattttctttttatgctttttatgCTCAACTTGCCCGCCACAGTCAGGCGGCAGCAGCATTATGCAGGTTAGGTTGTTCTGTTTCATTCTTGTAAGATCTCAATCACACTTTGAGGGAACCTCTTCAAATTTGGTACAATTATTCTCAGCGAGGAAATTGTTAGATTGGATTGTTCAAAGATTAATGCTCAAGAAGACAGAGAACTCAAAACACATTAGAGTTTGATATCTAAAGACTACTGAAAGGAACGTCCTCAAAGCTGGATACAAATCCAAAAGCAATCGCTTAAAGTGTAACATATTAGAATTtgatggtcaaaggtcacttaGACCTTTAAAACAAAGGTTTGGTCTTAACTGACAAATTGGTACATCCatttaacaatttaaatgtctaaaaggaaaaagaattgATGTAAGTCTATTATGACAGGTCAGAGTTCAGCTTCACTGTGACGTCTTAATGTCCCTGAAACAGCATATCCCTGCATCCCAGGTGTAAGTCAGGAAGGGGAGAGTGCGTATACTTTTTCTTGTAACTTGTTTAAGATGATAAAGCTTGCCTTTAATTACGTATCACTCTTCAGCATTGCCGTAGAGGAACACTACATCATCTGCACTTACAACTCAACAACAACTTTCTGTACCAGCATCAGCTGAGTCAGAAATGAGTTGTGGCGTCTCCTGCTCCGTGCAAATTATGACCGAGCAGTCATCTTCCTCCATCCCAAACCCAGCGTACAGGGGCTCAGTAAATGTGCAGTGGAAGGTATAAAGGTGACTGAGCGTCCGGGAGGAGACACTGTAGAAGGACAGAGTACCACTGGGCCAGTCCAGGTACACTCCAACCCTGTGGGAGCGACACAGGGGTGCCGTTATCTCCTCAACATCGCCGTCGTGGTGAACACTATAGTGGTCCTCAGAACAGTACAAACTCCAGGACTTGTCTGTTTTCCCAAATCCACTGAGGTGATAGCTCGCCCTTCGACTGATCCCCCTCATCGCCACAGCGACATCCACCCAGTGTCCCcgccactccacctcccagtagtGGCGTTGGGTGAGGGCTTGGAGACAGAGGACCTGGGAGACACATTCAAACCTGTCGGGATGATCAGGGTACTGCTGTCTCTCCCTGACCCATGTCACCTGTTTACCGCCATCGTGCAAGAACAGAGACTTGGCAGCTGTGTTTTCGTTGAACCTCAGCATAGACGCATCTGTACAAGACACACATATAGCTTTTTGAGTGTTTCTCCTTTTGTCAGTGCAAAATTATAATGAGGGCCAGAGCCATGTTAAGCCAATAGTAGGGCCTCAGGGTAAATTAACCATAAACTCACTTTTGCCCCACTCTCGGTAAAGTACACTCTTATTGCgtacatgaaaatcacaaagcaCTTTTTTAAATTGGCCACAATGCTGCTCACTACAGGAGATGTCATAGAGCAACAAGTCAGAATGAAAAGACAAGGGCCTGAAAATACAATTCATGTGTCCCATTTACATTTGAACACAATCTGAGGTGGCACATAGAAGAACTCATTCAGAGCATAACAAACCTTTAAGGGACATCGAGTTTACAGACTGTTGAAACATTCTTTTAGGGACTTGATTAGATATtgaaacaagaataaaaatgactaaatgaaTACATCTATATCTATCCTATATCGGTGAATCCACAATGATAACATGAACGAaacaggacagacagatggtAAAGATGGGAAGGATACAGAGGTTGGCACTTGCACAGTTTTAACTATTTCAATTGGTTGGAGTTTCAACTAATCAGTGTCATGGGAGAAGTTTAGTATGTAGACTAAGGTACAGAATACTGAAAACAAGAAGTTATAATAgaatttagaaatgaaaataaatcacagtaaaACTTTACTTTTCACTCACACTTTTTCAGCATTGATCTCAAGTAGCACTCTGCATTTTTCTCCACACTGTAGACAGATATGAGACACACTCATCACCAACAGGCACACTGAAATGGGGTCTTATGCACATCATACACGTTACACATTTAAAAGCTCACTGTATCCACTGTAAAGCATATGGCCGTGTTGATTTGCTTCCTTATTCTGTTGTCCTTTCAATTCTGCTCTGATAAAGTTAAAACAGCCAAATAAAGGGAACTTAGTCATTAAAGTGAACTTTGAAGCACAAAATATGCTTCATATAATAAAGAAATTCCATCTTAATAAAACATATGGGTAGTAATAACATTTTTTACTCTGTATATTTCAGAAGTTATGTGACTGGGTGGCACTTAAGGGTGGGATTTGATAAGCCAGTGTTTTACCTGAGTATTTCTAATGCACATAGTGGATTATCCTGATGACAGGAGATCAGGTTGACTCCAGAAATCTGCAGGAAGTTATAGCTGAGGTCCAGCTGCCGAACGCACGATGGATTGGAGCTCAGTGCCGAAGCCAAATAAGTGCAGCCTTCTTTAGTGATTCCACAGAACGACAACCTGTGTTCATCCAAAAATACAATTTACCGTTTTGTGCTGTGTAAAAATGAGCTCTGTATGATTTAAAACGACCATGTTAAATTTACAATCCTTACTGTTTGTTTGCCTCTAGTGCAGCTACATTGCTGTGaatgtttggggttttttttttggtgtttgttttgttttttgtaaggTAACTAGTTGCATTATTTGCATTTCAGGATGTAAAGATTATGTTATGAGGTGTTAGGATAATGCCAGGTCACCTTAATATCTCCAGTTTACAGTGTGGACTTTCCAGGCCTGCAGAGAGTAGCGCCACCTCAGCGTCTTGCAGGTCATTCCCACTTAGATCGAGAGCTTCCAGGTGAGACGTGTCAGAGCTCAGGACTGAGGCCAAATCAGCACAGCATTTCTGGAGATTAGCATCGTTTAACCTGTAGGTGAAAAAATCCCGTCTTTATCGTTTGAATCTAAAATTATATGGTTGCGTTGTGCTCATTCTTACTATAGTATTACTTCACAAACTAAAAGTCCATGTGGGCACATATATATAAGTCGCCCAAACCTGTGTGCCCTCACCTTAATATCTTCAGTTTACAGTGTGGACTTCTCAGCccagcacacagcagctgtaTGCCTGGACCGTGCAGGCTGTTTCCGCTCAGGTCCAGCCCTTTCAGGTGGGTGGAGTCCACGCTGAGAGTTGCGCCAATGTGTTCATAGGATTTTTGTGTAAGGCCACAGCAGCTCAGTCTGATTGGTGATGGGAAATTTCAAATGAACTCACCGCACATACTTCTGCATATAACTGAGCTGcacttatttatttcattttagatcACTGTTTCTCAAAGTGTTTCAGACCAAGAACCACTTAACCACAAAGCTCCACAATATAGAGCCTCCACTTACCCGAGTGTTTCCAATCTGCAGTGTGGACTCCTTAGTCCAGCAGTGAGCATATATAAACCAGAATCATTCATAttgttgttgctcaggtcaAGATTTTTCAAGTGAGATGTTCCCGAGCTCATGACGGAAGCCAAGtcttcacagctgctgtctTTGAGCCTGCACTGATTCAACCTGCACATCCACGGTGACAGCAAAGAtttctttcttaatttttttcctgGATTCCATCAAACAAGACATTTACGTGTGTGAGCAAGAAATTGGTCTGACCTTAGTATTTGCAGTTTGCAGTGATGACTGCGTAGTCCCACGCAGAGATCCTTTACCCCTGCTTTCCAGAAGTCGTTAGAACTCAGGTCGAGTTCTGTGAGTCGGTTTGACTCTGTGCTAAGAGCAACACCCAGTGCCTCAAAGCAGCCCCCTTTCAGTTTGCACTTCTGTAAACTAatggaagaaaacaggaaattaaaaaaaaaaaaaaaaacaaagcaaaacaataaataggTAGGAagtttttcatacattttagtATTACAGACCTTAGGCTCCTCAGTTTACAGTGAGGACTTCCTAAACCAACACAGAGCAGCTTAACCCCAGAATCCTTCAGGCTGTTTTCACTTAAATCCAATTCTGCCATGTGACAGGAAGCCGAGCTCAAGCCTGATGCCAAATCTTcacagcatttctctgtgaGGTTGCAGTGATTTAGCCTGGaaaagttatataaaaaaaatgacttcatcAAGGAATTAGagcctttttaaaaagaatggCTAGATAACGGGCAGGGATCACATTTGTTGACAGTTTAGACAGCAACTTAAACCAACATGCATGAGGAACAAATCTCATGTGGGTAAACTCACAGAGCACGTGAGGAGGAAGTAATGACAGTCAGCAGCTTCTTCAGTCCTTCTTCTGATCTCATGTACCTCTTTAAGTCAAACTCCTTCTCTGTTGCCTCTGATGTTATCAGCTGAAATGTAAGCGCAGACCATTGAGCTGGAGTCAAATTTTTGGCTGTCAGGCCACCAGAGCTAACAAAATTCTGGATCTCCTGCACCATAGACTCTTCATTGAGCTCGCTGAGGCAGTGGAACAGGTTGAGGTTTGGCTCAGGCTCCTGTTTGATCTTGTCCTTGATGAACTGGACAGTTTTCGCGACATCATCCTCGCATTCTATTTGCAAATGCAGTATTCTGCTCAGGAGTTCCTGGTTTGACTTCAGTGACAGGCCCAGGAGGAAGCGAAGGAAGATGTCCCAGTGGCCATCATTACTCTTCAATGCCTTTTCAATTGATCTTTTGTGTAAATTGAAGAGAGACTTGCGGAACCAACTTGTCTTATTCACGTAAGAGTAATGGACATGCAGAGCtgccagaaactcctgaataGTCAAATGTACGAAACTAAAAACTTCTTGcctccttcttccctccttcACAAATACCGTGCAAACTCCTGAGTAGATGGTTGCCTCTTCAATATTAATACCACATTCTTTAAGGTCAGCCTCGTAAAAGATCAGTTTGCCCTTCTCCAGTTGACGGTACGCCAGCTCTGCCAGCTTCAAAACAACATTGTCATTCTCCATTGGGTAGTGCCTTTCTATCATCTTATCTGCCTGGCAGAGGAGTAGATGCACATACATCTCTGTCAGAGTGTTGGGCATTTCTGATGTCACGTTGTCATGCAGCATTTTCCTCATCACGGTTAaaatgatccagcagaaaaccGGTATTTTGCACATGATGTTGAGGCTTCTTGATGACTTTACATTGTTGATGATTCTAACGGCAAGTTGACTGTCACATGAGCACCTCTTAAAGTACTCTTCTTTCTGTTCATTAGTGAACCCCTTGACCTCTGTCCATAGGTCAATGTGCCTTCTGTGGATGCGGTCGGCTGCTGCAGGCCTGGATGTGATCCAGACGAGAGCGTTCCCCAGCAGATCTCCTGTGATGAGGTTTGTGATCAGGACGTCCAATGAAGCTGGCTCTGTCTCGTCTCTCAACACCTTATTGTGCCTGAAGTTCAAAGGCAGGAGAGTCTCGTCAAGGCCGTCAAAGATGAATAAAACTTTGCATTCTGATCCCAGGGTCTCGAGAGTTTTCATCTCAGGGAAGAACTGGTGGAGCAGCTGTATTAGACTGCATTCTTTTTCACCTATGTTGGGATTCAGCTCTCGGAAAGGAAGTGGGAAGAGGAAGGTGATGTCctgattttcttctccttctgcccAGCTCAGGGTAAATTTCTGTGCACAGACAGTTTTACCCACTCCAGGGATGCCCAGAGTAAGCACAGTTCTGATTTGCTTCTCTTGGTTAGGCTTGGGTTTAAATATGTTGTTAGCTTTAATCGAGGTCTCCTCAGTTGTCTCAGGTTCATCGCTGAAGCCTCCCCAAGCTCCTTCAATCACATGTAGTTCAGTGAAGATTTTGTTGAGGTAGACATTGTCTCCCTCTTCTGCATTACCCTGATAAACATTTTGGTACTTTTTCCTCAGTGTGGATTTCAGCCTGTCTCGGATTGCTTCCTGGTCACTTCCTgattttttctctgttgtttcgATTGCTTGTTTTTGATTGCTTTGaactgataaagaaaaacagagatgaagGAAATGTTATGTGACCAGCCCGTGGCATTTCACAAAGTGACTAAAAAGTCAATTTTTACTTTAATCCTGTTCTACCTTTATCATATTTCTTCTTTAATGTGTCAGCAAGCAATATTAGATTCATCTTCCGCAATATATCCACCGTGACAGTAACAGCACCATCGTAGCAATATGTCTGCACCAAACACCCCACTGTTGTCAGCCTGTCCACCCCATGAACATGAGATCTTGGAATATGTGGTAGTCCTTCAAGGTCATGATTGTAAAGACGAAACTGGAAAGTCTTCAATTCTTCATCGACCAGCTCCTCGAAAGTGTCCAAAAGTATCTGTGAGACAGCACGCGCCATTATCTGCTCTCCATTTGG
This window encodes:
- the LOC115037138 gene encoding angiopoietin-4-like isoform X2 gives rise to the protein MAGNDSIYGKHEGGAEKLTHQWWNFSCNTRFTRRWLENPVKMRRLFGYYGLILAFLFSCAGQTEGQQKAAPPQDCTQIKIRSPEASSGVYLIHPPTVRKPFKVYCEMRVDGGWTVLQRRSGQQVSFNRNWKGYKNGFGGLKKDHWLGLAKAFSLTKDKTKKWVLRVDLWDYEGGTAFAEYQNFRLGNEKAAFKLSVGKYSGDAGDAIRGAYPGIDQNGSGFSTIDRDNDNCSPCIFGDILETECVSSYGGGWWYSSCGSAGLNGDWHPAGDNIGWGSGVHWRTWKGPAPYSAKASRMMIKSV
- the LOC115037138 gene encoding angiopoietin-4-like isoform X1 produces the protein MAGNDSIYGKHEGGAEKLTHQWWNFSCNTRFTRRWLENPVKMRRLFGYYGLILAFLFSCAGQTESHVKLLYLWRYQGQQKAAPPQDCTQIKIRSPEASSGVYLIHPPTVRKPFKVYCEMRVDGGWTVLQRRSGQQVSFNRNWKGYKNGFGGLKKDHWLGLAKAFSLTKDKTKKWVLRVDLWDYEGGTAFAEYQNFRLGNEKAAFKLSVGKYSGDAGDAIRGAYPGIDQNGSGFSTIDRDNDNCSPCIFGDILETECVSSYGGGWWYSSCGSAGLNGDWHPAGDNIGWGSGVHWRTWKGPAPYSAKASRMMIKSV
- the LOC115037135 gene encoding NACHT, LRR and PYD domains-containing protein 12-like, with the translated sequence MARAVSQILLDTFEELVDEELKTFQFRLYNHDLEGLPHIPRSHVHGVDRLTTVGCLVQTYCYDGAVTVTVDILRKMNLILLADTLKKKYDKVQSNQKQAIETTEKKSGSDQEAIRDRLKSTLRKKYQNVYQGNAEEGDNVYLNKIFTELHVIEGAWGGFSDEPETTEETSIKANNIFKPKPNQEKQIRTVLTLGIPGVGKTVCAQKFTLSWAEGEENQDITFLFPLPFRELNPNIGEKECSLIQLLHQFFPEMKTLETLGSECKVLFIFDGLDETLLPLNFRHNKVLRDETEPASLDVLITNLITGDLLGNALVWITSRPAAADRIHRRHIDLWTEVKGFTNEQKEEYFKRCSCDSQLAVRIINNVKSSRSLNIMCKIPVFCWIILTVMRKMLHDNVTSEMPNTLTEMYVHLLLCQADKMIERHYPMENDNVVLKLAELAYRQLEKGKLIFYEADLKECGINIEEATIYSGVCTVFVKEGRRRQEVFSFVHLTIQEFLAALHVHYSYVNKTSWFRKSLFNLHKRSIEKALKSNDGHWDIFLRFLLGLSLKSNQELLSRILHLQIECEDDVAKTVQFIKDKIKQEPEPNLNLFHCLSELNEESMVQEIQNFVSSGGLTAKNLTPAQWSALTFQLITSEATEKEFDLKRYMRSEEGLKKLLTVITSSSRALLNHCNLTEKCCEDLASGLSSASCHMAELDLSENSLKDSGVKLLCVGLGSPHCKLRSLSLQKCKLKGGCFEALGVALSTESNRLTELDLSSNDFWKAGVKDLCVGLRSHHCKLQILRLNQCRLKDSSCEDLASVMSSGTSHLKNLDLSNNNMNDSGLYMLTAGLRSPHCRLETLGLSCCGLTQKSYEHIGATLSVDSTHLKGLDLSGNSLHGPGIQLLCAGLRSPHCKLKILRLNDANLQKCCADLASVLSSDTSHLEALDLSGNDLQDAEVALLSAGLESPHCKLEILRLSFCGITKEGCTYLASALSSNPSCVRQLDLSYNFLQISGVNLISCHQDNPLCALEILSVEKNAECYLRSMLKKYASMLRFNENTAAKSLFLHDGGKQVTWVRERQQYPDHPDRFECVSQVLCLQALTQRHYWEVEWRGHWVDVAVAMRGISRRASYHLSGFGKTDKSWSLYCSEDHYSVHHDGDVEEITAPLCRSHRVGVYLDWPSGTLSFYSVSSRTLSHLYTFHCTFTEPLYAGFGMEEDDCSVIICTEQETPQLISDSADAGTESCC